The following are encoded in a window of Arvicanthis niloticus isolate mArvNil1 chromosome 1, mArvNil1.pat.X, whole genome shotgun sequence genomic DNA:
- the Gvqw3 gene encoding LOW QUALITY PROTEIN: protein GVQW3 (The sequence of the model RefSeq protein was modified relative to this genomic sequence to represent the inferred CDS: inserted 2 bases in 2 codons; substituted 4 bases at 4 genomic stop codons) — translation MNDRYLEQRINIKFCVKLNKSASKTHYLCKEACGDEEMSRAXVFDWHKRFKEGWEDVKDEAXSSCPVTHRTDANIQKVKDXCSNRQLMVRRTAEELRLDKEIIRLARQLILKENLNTRKMXKVRASILKDQLKFGKFECLSGHIKEIRNASLNVREEIPSSEMWSYLXEKADGEMFLPVXNPRSYSPASQPLQGPSLASIPTKVAQDWFTSW, via the exons ATGAATGACCGCTatttagaacaaagaattaatatcAAATTTTGTGTGAAATTGAACAAGTCTGCAAGTAAGACGCACTATCTTTGTAAAGAAGCTTGTGGGGATGAAGAGATGTCGAGGGCTTGAGTTTTTGACTGGCACAAAAGGTTTAAAGAAGGGTGGGAAGATGTCAAAGATGAGGCATGAAGTAGCTGTCCAGTCACCCACAGGACGGATGCAAATATCCAGAAGGTCAAGG TTTGTTCGAACAGGCAGTTAATGGTGAGAAGGACGGCTGAAGAATTACGTTTAGATAAAGAAATCATTagacttgccaggca actCATTCTGAAAGAAAACCTAAACACGAGAAAAA TCAAAGTTAGAGCGAGTATTTTGAAGGATCAACTTAAATTTGGGAAGTTTGAATGCCTGTCTGGTCATATAAAGGAAATTAGGAACGCTAGCTTAAATGTGAGGGAAGAGATACCAAGTTCTGAGATGTGGAGTTATCTGTAGGAGAAAGCTGATGGGGAAATGTTTCTGCCTGTGTAGAATCCTAGAAGCTACTCCCCTGCCAGCCAGCCTCTGCAGGGACCATCCTTAGCAAGCATCCCCACCAAGGTTGCTCAGGATTGGTTCACATCCTGGTGA